A region of the Acidimicrobiia bacterium genome:
GTCGCGACGTCCCCGCGCTGTACGTCGAGCACAACGCGCCGCAGGGTCGCATCGCGGACATGCGTCACCCGATCGCGGAGCGCGATGACATCACGCTCGTCCACGTCACACACTTCAACGCCCTGTTCTGGGACGCGGGCCGCGCGCCGACCCGGGTGATCGAGCACGGCATCGTCGACCCCGGCTACCGCTACACGGGCGAGCTCGACCGCATCGCGGTCGTGATCAACGAGGCGCGCCGGCGCGGGCGGGTGACGGGCACCGACCTGCTCGCCCGGTTCGACGCCGTCGCGCCCGTCGACGTGTTCGGGATGGACGCCGGCGCGCTCGGCGGCATCGAGGACCTGCCGCAGGAGAAGTTGCACGGCGAGATGGCGCGCCGGCGGGTCTACGTCCACCCGGTCCGGTGGACCTCGCTCGGGCTGTCGTTGCTCGAGGCGATGCACCTCGGGATGCCCGTCGTCGCGCTCGCGACGACCGAGGTCCCCGAGGCGGTTCCTGCGGACGCCGGCGTCGTGTCGAATCGGATCGACCGGCTCGTCGACGCGGCCCGCACGTTCACGTCGGACCACGACGCCGCGACCGCGGCCGGCCTGCGCGCGCGCGAGTACGCGCTCGAGCGTTACGGCCTTCCCCGGTTCCTGCGCGACTGGGACGCGCTGCTGACGGAGGTCAATTCACGATGAGGATCGCGATGGTGTCGGAGCACGCGAGCCCGCTCGCGATGCTCGGCGGCGTCGACGCGGGCGGCCAGAACGTCCACGTCGCGTCACTCGCGTCCGCGCTCGGTCAGCGCGGCGCGCACGTCGTCGTCTACACGCGTCGCGACTCGCCCGAGCTGCGACACCGCGTGCAGCTCGGCCCGTCGGTGTGGGTCGAGCATGTCGACGCCGGGCCGCCCGAGCCGATCGCGAAGGACGAGCTGTTCGTCCACATGCCGGAGTTCGCGCACCATCTCTCGCGGGCGCTGCAACAGCGACGGCCGGACGTCGTGCACGGCCACTTCTGGATGTCCGGCTGGGCGATGCTGCGCGCCGCCGCGCCCCTGCGGATCCCGACGCTGCAGACGTTCCATGCGCTCGGGAGCGTGAAGCGCGCGCAGCAGGGCGCCAGGGACACGAGCCCGCCCGAGCGGTGCGCGATCGAGGCCGACATCGTGCGCAACGTCGACCTCACGCTCGCCGAGAGCAACGAGGAGGTGTTCGAGCTCGTCCGCCAGGGCGGGGACCCGAACCGGATCCGCGTCGTGCCGAGTGGTGTCGACGTGCAGCTCTTCTCGCCGCGCGGCCCGAGCGAGCCCCGGGGCCGGGGCCGCCCCCGCTACCGCGTGGTCGTCGTGAGCAGGCTCGTGGAGCGCAAGGGCGTCGGCAACGTCGTCACCGCGCTCGCAGACGTGCCGGACACGGAGCTCGTGATCGCCGGCGGACCGGCGCGCGCGGAGCTCGCGACCCATTCGGAGGCGGTCCGCCTCATGGAGCTCGCGGCGCGTGCCGGGGTCGCGGACCGCGTCGAGCTGCGCGGCCGTCTCGACCACGCGTCGGTTGCCGCGTTGTACCGGTCGGCCGACGTCGTCGTGTGCGCGCCGTGGTACGAGCCGTTCGGCCTGGTCGCGCTCGAGGCCATGGCGTGCGGCGTGCCGGTGGTCGCGTCGGCGGTCGGCGGGCTCGTCGACACCGTCATCGACGGGCTGACCGGGCGGATGGTGCCGCCCCGGCGTCCCGACGTGCTCGCGGCGACGTTGCGCGAGCTGCTCGCGGACCCCGCAACGCGGCGCGAGCTCGGCGCCGCCGGTGTGCGCCGGGCGCGCACGCGCTACGCGTGGCCCAACATCGCGGCGGAGACCGCTCGTGCCTACCACCACGCGATGGTCGAGCACGCCGGGCTCGCGGCAGTGGGGGTCGGCTGATGACGACGACCGTCTCGCCGAAGGGCGCGCTGCACGAACGCGTCGGTCACGGTCACCTCGCCGCGCTCGTGCGCGCGCTGGACGCGCTCGTCGGCGACCTCGACCGCCTCGACCGTTGGGGCCGCACGCTCGCCGGCGTGCTCGTCTCCGGCGGTCGTCTGCTCGCGGTCGGCAACGGCGGGAGCGCCGCGCAGGCGCAGCACCTGACGAGTGAGCTCGTCGGCCGCTACCGCAGCGAGCGCGAGCCGTTGAGCGCGATCTCGATCCACGCCGAGACGTCCGCGCTCACCGCGATCGCGAACGACTACGGCATCGAGGAGGCGTTCGCGCGCCCGGTGCGCGCGCACGGGAGGCCGGGTGACGTGCTGATCGCGCTGAGCACGTCCGGGCGCAGCGCCAACGTGCTCGCCGCGATCCGCGCGGCGCGTGACCTCGGCATGACGACGTGGGCGATGACGGGGCACGGCCCCAATCCCGCCGTGCAGCAGTGCGACGACGCGCTGCTCGCCGACTCCCCGGTCACCGCGACCGTCCAGGAGGTCCACCAGGTCGCGATCCACCTGCTCTGCGAGGCCGTCGACCGGGAGCTGCTCGCACTCCGCGCGATCGATGGATCCGGAGGAGGTGGGTAGAACCCCCTCTCGATGAGAGGCGAGGCCCCTGTGTCGACGCGCGCCCCCGATACCGTGGACGGGATGGTCCCGACGGACGACGCGCGCGCGACGCGGTCACCGCCGCCACGCGTCGTCGTCGAGGACGTGCGCCCGCAGGTCGACGGCGGGAGGTTCGCGGCGAAGGCGATCGCGAGGGACCCGCTCGACGTCGAGGCCACCGTGTTCGCCGACGGCCACGACGAGCTGCGCGCGCGAGTTCGTTACCGTCGCGCGGGCGAGACCCGCTGGCGTGAGGTCGAGATGGACTCGCTCGGCAACGACCGCTGGCACGCGCGTGTCACGCTCCCGGAGGTCGGACGCTACGAGCTCACCGTGACGGGATGGGTGGACGCCGCGCGCACCTGGCGACGGGACCTCGAGAAGCGCTTCGACGCGGGCCAGGACGTGGCGAACGACCTCGCCACCGCTGCGCAGCTCGCCGAGGACACGGCGCGCCGGTGCCGCGGCGCGGACGGCGACACGCTGCGCGGCTGGGCGAAGCAGCTGCGGGATCGCACGACGCTGGACGACGTGAGCGAGCTCGACGAGCTCGTCGCGCTCCTCGACCGTCACCCCGACCGGATGCAGGCGACCGAGCCCGACCACGTCCTGCCGCTCGTCGCGGACCGTGAACGGGCCGCGTGCTCGGCGTGGTACGAGCTGTTCCCGCGCTCGGCGTCGCCCGACCCCGACCGCGCGGGGACGCTCGCCGACGTGACCGCGCGTCTCGACTACGTCGCGGAGCTCGGCTTCGACGTGCTGTACCTGCCGCCGATCCACCCGATCGGCGAGACGAACCGCAAGGGTCGCAACAACGTCGAAGTGGGTGAGCCCGACGACGTCGGCAGCCCGTGGGCGATCGGCAGTGCCGCGGGCGGGCACACCGCGATCGACCCGCAGCTCGGCACGTTCGACGACTTCGACCGTCTCGTGGCGCGCGCCGAGGACCTCGGGATCGAGGTCGCGCTCGACCTCGCGTTCCAGTGCTCCCCCGACCATCCCTGGGTCCGCACGCACCCACAGTGGTTCCGCCACCGTCCCGACGGGTCGATCGCGTACGCGGAGAACCCGCCCAAGCGGTACCAGGACATCTACCCGATCGACTTCGAGAACGAGGATTGGCCCGCGCTGTGGCAGGCCCTGCGGGACGTCGTCACGTTCTGGATCGATCGAGGCGTACGTGTCTTCCGGGTCGACAACCCGCACACGAAGCCGTTCGCGTTCTGGCAGTGGCTGATCACGACGGTGAAGGCGGACCACCCGGACGTGCTGTTCCTCTCGGAGGCGTTCACACGCCCCGCCGTGATGCACCACCTCGCGAAGCTCGGGTTCTCCCAGTCGTACACGTACTTCACGTGGCGCAACGCGCGGTGGGAGATCGAGGAGTACTTCACCGAGCTCACGACCCCGCCGGGCAACGAGTACTTCCGGCCGAACGTGTGGCCGAACACGCCCGACATCCTCCACGAGTACCTGCAGCACGGAGGCCGGGCCGCGTTCACGGCGCGGCTGCTGCTCGCCGCGTGCCTCAGCGCGAACTACGGGATCTACGGGCCCGCGTTCGAGCTCATGGAGCACGTCGCGCGCGAGCCGGGCAGCGAGGAGTACCTCCACTCCGAGAAGTACGAGGTGCGCCACTGGGACCTCGACCGGCCCGACAGCCTCCGCTGGCTCATCGCGCGCGTGAACGCCGTCCGGCGCGCGCACCCGTCGCTGCGGCGCGACCGGAACCTGCGCTTCCACCCGACGGACAACGACACGTTCGTCTGTTGGAGCAAGCGGACGGACGGTGCCGTCCCGGGCGCCTGGGGCGCGGGTGACGACGTCGTCCTCGGGATCGTGAGCGTGGACCCGCACAACCGGCAGTCCGGTTGGGTCCACCTCGACATGCCCGCGCTCGGCCTCGACTGGGAGGACTCGTTCGAGGTCCACGACCTGCTGACCGACGCGCACTACCACTGGAACGGCCCGCACAACTTCGTCGCGCTCGACCCTGGCTCCGTCCCCGCGCACGTCTTCGAGATCCGGCGCACCACGCCCCGCGAGCCCGGCGCGCGCTGATGGCCGTCGCGACGCGGTCACGGCGGCACGTCACGCTCGGCCGCGACCCCGAGTGGTACCGCGACGCGGTCATCTACGAGCTCCACGTCCGCGCCTTCCAGGACAGCGACGGGGACGGCATCGGCGACTTCCGCGGCCTGACCCGGCGACTCGACTACCTGCAGGACCTCGGCGTCACCACGCTGTGGCTCCTCCCCTTCTACCCGTCGCCCCTGAAGGACGACGGGTACGACATCGCTGACTACACGGGCATCCACCCGGCCTACGGGACGCTGCGCGACTTCCGGCAGTTCCTCGACGCCGCGCACCGGCGCGGGCTGCGCGTCATCACCGAGCTCGTCATGAACCACACCTCGGACGAGCACCCGTGGTTCCAGCGCGCGCGGCATGCGAAGCCCGGGAGCCGGTGGCGGGACTTCTACGTGTGGAGCGACGACCCGGACCGGTACCACGGAACCCGCGTGATCTTCCAGGACTTCGAGTCGTCGAACTGGTCGTGGGACCGCGTCGCCAACGCGTACTACTGGCACCGCTTCTACTCGCACCAGCCCGACCTCAACTTCGACAACGCCGAGGTCCGCCGGGCGATGCTGCGCGTCGTCGACCACTGGCTGTCGATGGGTGTGGACGGGCTACGGCTCGACGCCGTGCCCTACCTGTTCGAGCGCGAAGGCACGAACTGCGAGAACCTCCCGGAGACCCATCGCTTCCTGCGCGACCTGCGCGCGCACGTCGACGAGCGCTTCGACGACCGCATGCTGCTCGCCGAGGCGAACCAGTGGCCCGAGGACGCGATCGCCTACTTCGGCGACGGCGACGAGTGCCACATGGCGTTCCACTTCCCGCTCATGCCGCGCCTGTTCATGGCGTCGCGCATGGAGGACCGCTTCCCCGTCATCGACATCCTCCAGCAGACGCCCCAGCCGCCGCCGGGCGCGCAGTGGGCCGTGTTCCTGCGCAACCACGACGAGCTCACGCTCGAGATGGTGACGGACGAGGAGCGCGACTACATGTACCGCGTCTTCGGGCACGACCCGGAGATGCGCGTCAACCTCGGCATCCGGCGGCGGCTCGCGCCGCTGCTGCAGAACCACCGCCAGAAGATCGAGCTGATGAACGGGCTGCTGTGCTCGCTGCCCGGGACGCCCGTCGTGTACTACGGCGACGAGATCGGGATGGGCGACAACGTCTATCTCGGCGACCGCGACAGCGTCCGTACCCCGATGCAGTGGAGCGCGGACCGCAACGCCGGGTTCTCGTCCGCGAACCCGCACCGCCTGTATCTGCCCGTCAACATCGACCCCGAGTACCACTACGAGACGGTCAACGTCGCGGCACAGCTCGACAACCCTGCGTCGCTGTTGCGCTGGATGCGTCAGCTGATCGCGCTGCGCAAGCGGTCGAAGGTGTTCGGCCGGGGGACGATCGAGTTCCTCTCTCCCGACAACCACCGCGTCCTCGCGTTCCTCCGCCGTCACGAGGACGAGCAGGTGCTCGTCGTGGCGAACCTGTCGCGCTTCGCGCAGTACGTCGAGCTCGACCTGTCGGAGTTCCGCGGGCTCGCGCCCGTCGAGCTGTTCGGGCAGACACCGTTCCCACCGATCGGTGAGTGGCCGTACCTGCTCACGCTCGGCCCGCACACCTTCTACTGGCTGTCGCTGGAGGGGACGCGCAGCGACGCCGTCGTCGCGGACGGCGACGGGCTCCCCCACCTCACGTTCGAGGCGGCGTGGCCCCGCAGCCTGGAGGGTCGCGGCGTGCGCTGGTTCGAGGCGGCGCTGCCGCGGATCCTGTCGTCACGGCGCTGGTTCGCGGGCAAGGCGCGGCGCGTCATGAGCACCCGCCTCGCCGACACCGTGCCGGTCGCGCTGGGCGACGGCGGCGAGCGCGTCCTCGTCGCGCTCGTCCGCGTCGAGTACGTCGACGGCGAGCCCGACATGTACGTCCTGCCACTCGCGTTCGCCGCGGGCGACGCGGGCGAGGCGGTGTGGCACGACCATCCGAACGCGGTGCTCGCGCGCGTCACCGTGCGAGGCGGTGAGGAGGGCGTGCTCTACGACGCGCACTGGAACCCCGGGTTCGGCCCGGCGCTCGTGCAGGGCATGACGCGGCGGCGGCGCTTCGCGGGGACCGGCGCGGAGCTCGCCGCGGTCGGGTACCCGCCGATCCAGGAGGCGCTCGGCGGCGAGTCGCCCGCCGACCTGCACGTGCAGGTCCTCCGCGCGGAGCAGTCGAACACGTCGATCCAGATCGGCGACCGGCTCATCGTCAAGACGTTCCGCCGCCTCGAGCCGGGCGTGAACCCCGAGCTCGAGATGGGACGGTTCCTGAACGAGCACGCGCCCGGGCTCGTCCCCGCGGTCGCCGGCTCGCTGGAGTACCGCGCCCGCCGGCGGGCGGCGACGACGGTCGCGATCGCGCACCGCTACGTCGCGAACGAGTCGGACGCGTGGACGCACACGGTCGGGGCGGCATCGCAGTACCTCGAGCGCGTCCCGGGCGTGACCGCGACACCCGAGGAGCGTCACGTCGACGCGCCGCCCGCCGCGCCCGCGCTCGACCTCGCGGGGCAGGACCCGCCCGAGCTGCTGGACGAGCTGCTCGGCGACTTCCTGCCGTCGGCGGAGGTGCTCGGCGCGCGCACGGCCGAGCTGCACCGCGCGCTCGCATCCGATCCGAAGGACCGCGCCTTCGCGCCCGAGCCCGTCAACGCGCTGTCACAGCGCGCGCTCTACCAGTCGATGCGCAACTCGGCGCGCCGCTCGATGCGTCAGCTGCGGCGCGCGCTCGGATCGCTCGCCGACACCGAGCGCGAGGAAGCGGAGAAGGTGCTCGCGTCCGAGGACGACGTGCTCGACCGGCTCCGCGGCGTCACGACCGTGGCAAGCGGAGTGCGCATCCGTCACCACGGCGATCTCCACCTCGGCCAGGTCCTGTCCACCGGCCGCGACTTCGTGATCATCGACTTCGAGGGCGAGCCCGCCCGCCCGGTCGCCGAGCGCCGGACGCGTCGGTCGCCGTTGCGTGACGTGGCGGGGATGCTGCGCTCGTTCCACTACGCCGCGTACGCGGGCTTGCGCGACCTCATCGCGCGTGGCGCCTCGCCGGGCGAGGAGCACGGCCGCCTCGCGCTCCGGCCGTGGGCCGAGGTGTGGGCCGCGTGGGTGTCGGCCGCGTTCCTCATGAGCTACCTCGACGGGATGGAGACGACGGGCCTGCTCCCGACGCCGCGCGAGCAGCTGCGCGTCTGCCTCGACGCGCACGTGTTGGACAAGGCGCTGTACGAGCTCGGCTACGAGCTCGGCAGCCGGCCGGACTGGGTCGGCATCCCGCTCACCGGGATCCTGTCGATCCTGGAGGCACGTCCGTGACGCGCACCGCGACACGGAACGTGCCGCGCGATCTGCGCAGGCTCGCCGACAGCTGGGGCGTGCTGCGTGCGTACACCGGCCAGGACGGCACGCGCGTGCAGGTCGGTGTCGACGCGCTCGTCGGCGTGCTGCGCGCGCTCGGCGCGCCGGTCGAGCGGGTCGACGACGCCGGCGACGCCCTGCTCGCACGAGACGCGACGCGCGCGCAGACGCTCGTTCCCATGGTGACGGTCGCGTGGGGTGACGCGGCGCCGGTGATCGACGTCCGGACGACGGGCGACGAGCGCGTCGCGCTCGAGATCGAGACCGAGGCCGGAACGGCATACGCGATCACGTCGGACGAGTGCCGTGTCGAGCGCTCCGTGTGCGAGGAGGTCGACGGCCGGGCGAGCCTCGTGCGGTCGCTCGCGCTGCCACGCACGCTCCCGCACGGCGTGCACACCGTGCACGTACGCGCGGGCACGCGCCGCGCCTCGGCGACCTTGGTGTGCGCGCCCGCGCACGCCGCCAACGACTGGCGCGCGCGTCGATGGGGCGTGTTCGCGCCCGTGCACGCGCTGCGCACCGCGCGCGACGACGCGGGACCGGGCGATCTGCGCGACCTCGGCACGCTCGCCGCATGGGCCGCCCGTCACGGCGGCGCGGTCGTCGGCACGCTCCCGCTGCTCGCCGCGTACCTCGACGAGCCGTACGAGCCCAGCCCGTACGCGCCCGTCAGCCGCCGGTACTGGAACGAGCTGTACGCGGACGTGCGCGCGCTGCCCGGGGGCGACACGACCCGTCCGACGATTCCCGCGCACGACGGGCTCGTGGACCTGCGCGGCGCGTACGCGCAGCGACGCGCGGTCCTCGAAGCCGCGGCCCGCGACGCCGACGTGACGTCGTACGTGCGCAGCGACCCGGGCGTCGAGCGGTACGCACGGTTCCGCGCCGAGCGCGAGGCGCGCGAGGACGGCGCAACGACCGAGGCGCGCGCCCGCTACCACGTCTACGCGCAGGCCGTCATGCACGAGCAGCTGACCGAGCTGACCCGCACGCTCGACGCGCGCGGTCAGGCGCTGTACCTGGACTTCCCGCTGGGCTGCCACCGCGACGGCTTCGACGTGTGGGACGAGCCGGGTGCGTTCGCGCCCGAGGTGAGCGTCGGCGCGCCGCCCGACGGCTTCTTCGCGTCCGGACAGGACTGGGGCTTCCCGCCGTTGCACCCCGAGCGGAGCGCCTGCGGCGGTCATCGCTACTTCGCGGAGTGCGTCGAGCGGCACCTCCGCTACGCGCGCGTGCTGCGCGTCGACCACGTCATGGGACTGCACCGCCTGTGGTGGATCCCGCCCGGTCACGACCCTGCTGACGGCGCGTACGTCCGGTACCCGTTCGACCAGCTCTACGCGCGCCTGTGCCTGGCGTCCGAGCGGTATGGCGCCGCGCTCGTCGGCGAGAACCTCGGCACCGTGCCACCGGAGGTGAACCGCGAGCTGCGACGGCACCGCATCGGCGGGATGCACGTCGCGATGTTCGACGTCGACGCCGAGGCGCCCGGTGGCATCCGACCTCCGCCGCGCGGCTCACTCACGGCGCTCGACACGCACGACACCGCGACCTGGGCGGAGTTCTGGGCCACGACCGACGGCCGCACTCGCGCGGCCCTGACGCGCGCGCTGCGCGACGAAGGTCTGCTGCGAGGTGACGAGACGGACGAGCGCGACGTGCTGCGCGCGGTGCTCACGCTGCTCGCGCGCAGCCGCGCCGCGGTGCTCCTCGTCGCGCTCGAGGACCTCTGGTGCGAGCGCGACGCGCAGAACGTGCCGGGCACGGTCGCGCCCGAGAACTGGCGCCGGCCCGCCGCCCACGCGCTCGACGAGCTCGACGACGTCCCCGGTCTCGTCGAGCTGGTGCGCGCCGTGCAGCAGGCCCGGGGAGGGAGTCGCTGATGCAGTCAGGATCACACTCGCCCGTCATCACCGCCGACGACGTCCATCTCTTCAACGAGGGCCGGCACTTCCGGCTCTACGAGAAGCTCGGCGTCCACCGGCTCGGCGACGACGACGACCGTCGCCAGGTCGCGGTGTGGGCGCCGAACGCGGACGCCGTCTCGCTGGTCGGCGACCTCAACGGGTGGGATCCGCACGCGCATCCCCTCGCGCCGAAGGACACGTCGGGCATCTGGACCGCGACGATCGACGGCCTCGGCCCCGGCTGCCGGTACAAGCTCCGCATCCGGGGTCGCAACGGCTACGCGGTCGACAAGGCGGATCCGTTCGCGTTCGCGACCGAGGTCCCGCCGCTGACGGCGTCGGTCGTCGGCGATCTCGACTACACGTGGG
Encoded here:
- a CDS encoding glycosyltransferase, translated to MRIAMVSEHASPLAMLGGVDAGGQNVHVASLASALGQRGAHVVVYTRRDSPELRHRVQLGPSVWVEHVDAGPPEPIAKDELFVHMPEFAHHLSRALQQRRPDVVHGHFWMSGWAMLRAAAPLRIPTLQTFHALGSVKRAQQGARDTSPPERCAIEADIVRNVDLTLAESNEEVFELVRQGGDPNRIRVVPSGVDVQLFSPRGPSEPRGRGRPRYRVVVVSRLVERKGVGNVVTALADVPDTELVIAGGPARAELATHSEAVRLMELAARAGVADRVELRGRLDHASVAALYRSADVVVCAPWYEPFGLVALEAMACGVPVVASAVGGLVDTVIDGLTGRMVPPRRPDVLAATLRELLADPATRRELGAAGVRRARTRYAWPNIAAETARAYHHAMVEHAGLAAVGVG
- a CDS encoding 4-alpha-glucanotransferase, with the protein product MTRTATRNVPRDLRRLADSWGVLRAYTGQDGTRVQVGVDALVGVLRALGAPVERVDDAGDALLARDATRAQTLVPMVTVAWGDAAPVIDVRTTGDERVALEIETEAGTAYAITSDECRVERSVCEEVDGRASLVRSLALPRTLPHGVHTVHVRAGTRRASATLVCAPAHAANDWRARRWGVFAPVHALRTARDDAGPGDLRDLGTLAAWAARHGGAVVGTLPLLAAYLDEPYEPSPYAPVSRRYWNELYADVRALPGGDTTRPTIPAHDGLVDLRGAYAQRRAVLEAAARDADVTSYVRSDPGVERYARFRAEREAREDGATTEARARYHVYAQAVMHEQLTELTRTLDARGQALYLDFPLGCHRDGFDVWDEPGAFAPEVSVGAPPDGFFASGQDWGFPPLHPERSACGGHRYFAECVERHLRYARVLRVDHVMGLHRLWWIPPGHDPADGAYVRYPFDQLYARLCLASERYGAALVGENLGTVPPEVNRELRRHRIGGMHVAMFDVDAEAPGGIRPPPRGSLTALDTHDTATWAEFWATTDGRTRAALTRALRDEGLLRGDETDERDVLRAVLTLLARSRAAVLLVALEDLWCERDAQNVPGTVAPENWRRPAAHALDELDDVPGLVELVRAVQQARGGSR
- a CDS encoding alpha-1,4-glucan--maltose-1-phosphate maltosyltransferase, translating into MVPTDDARATRSPPPRVVVEDVRPQVDGGRFAAKAIARDPLDVEATVFADGHDELRARVRYRRAGETRWREVEMDSLGNDRWHARVTLPEVGRYELTVTGWVDAARTWRRDLEKRFDAGQDVANDLATAAQLAEDTARRCRGADGDTLRGWAKQLRDRTTLDDVSELDELVALLDRHPDRMQATEPDHVLPLVADRERAACSAWYELFPRSASPDPDRAGTLADVTARLDYVAELGFDVLYLPPIHPIGETNRKGRNNVEVGEPDDVGSPWAIGSAAGGHTAIDPQLGTFDDFDRLVARAEDLGIEVALDLAFQCSPDHPWVRTHPQWFRHRPDGSIAYAENPPKRYQDIYPIDFENEDWPALWQALRDVVTFWIDRGVRVFRVDNPHTKPFAFWQWLITTVKADHPDVLFLSEAFTRPAVMHHLAKLGFSQSYTYFTWRNARWEIEEYFTELTTPPGNEYFRPNVWPNTPDILHEYLQHGGRAAFTARLLLAACLSANYGIYGPAFELMEHVAREPGSEEYLHSEKYEVRHWDLDRPDSLRWLIARVNAVRRAHPSLRRDRNLRFHPTDNDTFVCWSKRTDGAVPGAWGAGDDVVLGIVSVDPHNRQSGWVHLDMPALGLDWEDSFEVHDLLTDAHYHWNGPHNFVALDPGSVPAHVFEIRRTTPREPGAR
- a CDS encoding glycosyltransferase, which produces MNVFAWHVHGSWMTAFVHGPHRYLVPVVPDRGPDGRGRAQTYPWPEGAVEITRDEARDAPVDVVVLQRPEEVERAAAWLGGRVPGRDVPALYVEHNAPQGRIADMRHPIAERDDITLVHVTHFNALFWDAGRAPTRVIEHGIVDPGYRYTGELDRIAVVINEARRRGRVTGTDLLARFDAVAPVDVFGMDAGALGGIEDLPQEKLHGEMARRRVYVHPVRWTSLGLSLLEAMHLGMPVVALATTEVPEAVPADAGVVSNRIDRLVDAARTFTSDHDAATAAGLRAREYALERYGLPRFLRDWDALLTEVNSR
- a CDS encoding SIS domain-containing protein; this translates as MTTTVSPKGALHERVGHGHLAALVRALDALVGDLDRLDRWGRTLAGVLVSGGRLLAVGNGGSAAQAQHLTSELVGRYRSEREPLSAISIHAETSALTAIANDYGIEEAFARPVRAHGRPGDVLIALSTSGRSANVLAAIRAARDLGMTTWAMTGHGPNPAVQQCDDALLADSPVTATVQEVHQVAIHLLCEAVDRELLALRAIDGSGGGG
- the treS gene encoding maltose alpha-D-glucosyltransferase → MAVATRSRRHVTLGRDPEWYRDAVIYELHVRAFQDSDGDGIGDFRGLTRRLDYLQDLGVTTLWLLPFYPSPLKDDGYDIADYTGIHPAYGTLRDFRQFLDAAHRRGLRVITELVMNHTSDEHPWFQRARHAKPGSRWRDFYVWSDDPDRYHGTRVIFQDFESSNWSWDRVANAYYWHRFYSHQPDLNFDNAEVRRAMLRVVDHWLSMGVDGLRLDAVPYLFEREGTNCENLPETHRFLRDLRAHVDERFDDRMLLAEANQWPEDAIAYFGDGDECHMAFHFPLMPRLFMASRMEDRFPVIDILQQTPQPPPGAQWAVFLRNHDELTLEMVTDEERDYMYRVFGHDPEMRVNLGIRRRLAPLLQNHRQKIELMNGLLCSLPGTPVVYYGDEIGMGDNVYLGDRDSVRTPMQWSADRNAGFSSANPHRLYLPVNIDPEYHYETVNVAAQLDNPASLLRWMRQLIALRKRSKVFGRGTIEFLSPDNHRVLAFLRRHEDEQVLVVANLSRFAQYVELDLSEFRGLAPVELFGQTPFPPIGEWPYLLTLGPHTFYWLSLEGTRSDAVVADGDGLPHLTFEAAWPRSLEGRGVRWFEAALPRILSSRRWFAGKARRVMSTRLADTVPVALGDGGERVLVALVRVEYVDGEPDMYVLPLAFAAGDAGEAVWHDHPNAVLARVTVRGGEEGVLYDAHWNPGFGPALVQGMTRRRRFAGTGAELAAVGYPPIQEALGGESPADLHVQVLRAEQSNTSIQIGDRLIVKTFRRLEPGVNPELEMGRFLNEHAPGLVPAVAGSLEYRARRRAATTVAIAHRYVANESDAWTHTVGAASQYLERVPGVTATPEERHVDAPPAAPALDLAGQDPPELLDELLGDFLPSAEVLGARTAELHRALASDPKDRAFAPEPVNALSQRALYQSMRNSARRSMRQLRRALGSLADTEREEAEKVLASEDDVLDRLRGVTTVASGVRIRHHGDLHLGQVLSTGRDFVIIDFEGEPARPVAERRTRRSPLRDVAGMLRSFHYAAYAGLRDLIARGASPGEEHGRLALRPWAEVWAAWVSAAFLMSYLDGMETTGLLPTPREQLRVCLDAHVLDKALYELGYELGSRPDWVGIPLTGILSILEARP